The following proteins are encoded in a genomic region of Nicotiana sylvestris chromosome 4, ASM39365v2, whole genome shotgun sequence:
- the LOC138890008 gene encoding uncharacterized protein, with amino-acid sequence MSPTSQDSLTTVPDSPSEEGNTTRVHDPGEKFSDASNKGKEHLSSEDEDDDDEYESIEGDASSDDQGKETTNKLVEPFSSQQSQEELYDVNVDQDFGDITEQHHLSPRGVTNVRGIAGGRQRECEVVDEDEQVITCELGTPEGIQCLVSIVYAKCQHQLRLPLWDTLRGIAAFYNLPWVVIGDFNCITDAVEKKGGLLHKAYKSIPFQNCMVDCCLTDAGYNGSTYTWCNGRSPKYRIWKRLDRALLNHEWLDIFPKTQVSHLSRVGSDHAPLLVTIEKQHGQKKRYFKFLNLWTEHPEFLEVVNNAWNKEVQGGPFWSFHLKMKNIVAALSMWSKDRIRDIFARTKELEQQVLICEERCLNFNTIQDREKLKKKNTEMIRHLKRRRKLLLNIIQKGDGSWAIGEEEIPTQATEFYQNLFKKVDQNINQALFNTIPKLIEESDNKTLIALPTEEEIKEVVFSMYADSSPGPDGFSTKFYQTCWGIIKGDLIRMIKTFFSGDSIPKSITHTCLVLLPKIDNPKTMSDIRPISLGNVSCKIISKLLNSRLSPLLPKLISSNQFGFIKELLSRLMNKLHENANFRPYTVDKHSPLIMHLSYVDDTILFKSGDLESIRLMMLNLKIYEETSGQLRNKEKSSFLVAPKASQNFIEEIKMMTSFQYKYFPVTYLGAPIYVERKKVCYFNDMITKVTNRVQVWNNKLIFAGGRAILVKSVLYSLSMHIMAAIDPPKTTLNHIEKVISNFFWGEFKGRPKHHWFSWKSLCYSQEEGSAGFRSTHDICLTFAAKNWWRLR; translated from the exons ATGTCACCAACTAGCCAGGATTCCCTTACTACTGTACCAGACTCACCTAGTGAGGAAGGTAACACCACTAGGGTTCATGATCCTGGTGAAAAGTTTTCGGATGCATCAAATAAGGGTAAAGAACACTTGTCATCTGAGGATGAAGACGATGATGACGAATATGAGAGCATAGAGGGAGATGCCTCTAGTGATGATCAGGGAAAGGAAACTACTAATAAATTGGTGGAACCTTTCTCATCTCAACAAAGCCAGGAGGAACTTTATGATGTTAATGTGGATCAGGATTTTGGAGATATTACAGAACAACATCACCTATCTCCAAGGGGTGTTACTAATGTGAGAGGAATAGCAGGGGGAAGACAAAGAG AATGTGAAGTGGTGGATGAAGATGAACAAGTCATCACTTGTGAGCTAGGAACACCTGAGGGTATTCAATGCTTGGTGTCAATTGTTTATGCTAaatgccaacaccaattgagacTTCCACTATGGGATACTCTTAGGGGTATTGCAGCTTTTTATAACCTTCCATGGGTAGTAATTGGTGATTTTAATTGTATTACAGATGCAGTTGAGAAGAAAGGTGGTCTTCTCCACAAAGCTTATAAAAGTATTCCTTTCCAGAATTGTATGGTAGACTGCTGCCTTACAGATGCTGGTTATAATGGTTCCACATATACTTGGTGCAATGGTAGGTCTCCAAAGTATAGAATCTGGAAGAGATTGGATAGAGCATTACTGAATCATGAATGGTTGGACATATTTCCTAAGACACAAGTGTCACATTTGAGTAGGGTTGGCTCTGATCATGCCCCCTTACTGGTTACCATTGAAAAACAGCATGGGCAAAAAAAAAGATACTTCAAATTTTTGAATCTATGGACTGAACATCCTGAGTTTCTGGAGGTGGTAAACAATGCATGGAATAAGGAAGTACAAGGAGGACCTTTTTGGAGTTTCCATTTGAAGATGAAGAATATTGTTGCGGCTCTGTCTATGTGGTCTAAAGACAGAATACGGGACATCTTTGCCCGGACTAAAGAGCTGGAGCAACAAGTGCTGATATGTGAAGAGAGATGCTTAAACTTCAATACCATTCAAGATAGGGAAAAACTAAAAAAGAAGAATACTGAGATGATTAGACACTTGAA GAGGAGGAGGAAACTTCTGCTAAACATAATTCAAAAGGGTGATGGATCATGGGCAATTGGGGAGGAGGAAATTCCTACACAAGCCACAGAATTCTATCAAAACCTTTTCAAGAAGGTCGATCAGAATATAAACCAAGCATTATTTAATACTATCCCTAAATTGATTGAAGAGTCAGATAACAAGACCCTGATTGCTTTACCTACTGAGGAGGAAATTAAAGAAGTGGTTTTTTCTATGTATGCTGATTCATCCCCAGGACCTGATGGCTTCTCTACTAAGTTCTACCAAACATGTTGGGGTATTATCAAAGGGGACCTTATTAGGATGATTAAAACCTTTTTCTCTGGGGATTCCATTCCTAAATCTATCACCCATACATGTCTTGTTCTCCTTCCTAAGATTGATAATCCCAAAACTATGTCTGATATTAGGCCTATTAGTTTAGGAAATGTGTCTTGTAAGATTATTTCTAAGCTTCTAAACAGCAGACTTTCTCCGTTGCTGCCTAAGCTCATCTCTTCTAACCAATTTGGTTTTATAAAGG AGCTTTTGTCAAGATTGATGAATAAGTTACATGAAAATGCTAATTTCAGGCCTTATACTGTTGACAAGCATAGTCCATTGATAATGCACCTCTCATATGTTGATGATACCATTCTCTTCAAATCTGGAGATTTGGAATCTATTAGATTGATGATGCTCAACTTGAAGATTTATGAAGAGACCTCTGGGCAACTCAGAAATAAGGAGAAATCTTCTTTTTTGGTTGCTCCAAAGGCATCACAAAATTTCATAGAGGAGATTAAGATGATGACTAGTTTTCAATATAAATATTTTCCTGTGACATATTTGGGGGCACCAATTTATGTAGAAAGAAAGAAAGTGTGTTACTTCAATGATATGATTACCAAAGTGACCAATAGAGTGCAGGTATGGAACAATAAACTTATATTTGCTGGAGGAAGAGCTATTTTGGTCAAATCAGTATTATATTCTCTCTCTATGCACATCATGGCTGCAATAGACCCTCCTAAGACCACACTCAATCACATTGAAAAGGTGATCAGTAACTTTTTCTGGGGAGAGTTTAAAGGCAGACCAAAGCACCATTGGTTTTCATGGAAGTCATTATGCTACTCACAAGAAGAAGGTAGTGCTGGCTTTAGATCTACACATGATATTTGTCTCACTTTTGCTGCTAAAAATTGGTGGAGATTGAGATAA